A region of the Phycisphaerales bacterium genome:
CAGCCTTCGAGGTTGGCGTGGTAGGCCTGTTCACGACGCGACGGCGGAATCGCATCGAAGCCGGACTCGGTCAGTCGAAGCAGCGTCCCCGCAGGCGTGCGCCGGAGGCGGAACTCGACCAGCGTCGGCTCCTCGTCGGAATAGTCCGCCTCGGGGTCGATCGCATTGGGGTGCCAGCGGAACGAGAACAGCCGTTGCGGCTCAATGCGCTGGACGTCCATCTCGATTCTGGTTCGCTCGAATGCGCCGCCGGTCATCCGCCCGCTCACGTGGCGTCCGGGCGCGAATCGCCCATCGAGGTTGGCGCCGAACCAATCGCTGAATGCGGCCGGGTCGGTGAGCGCGTGCCACACGCTGTCCACGGACGCATTGAGTTCGACCGCCTTTTCGATGCGGTCGGTGTCGGTGGTGATCATGGCTGTTTCCTCCGCGCAGATTCAGTCGCCCGTGTCTTCGTCTTCCTCGTCGTAGTCTTCATCCTCGGCCGCCTCGCCGCGTGCGGCGCCGCCATTGGCTGCCGCTGCGTTGACGCCGTCGCGGGCGATGGCGTCGAGCTTCTCGTTGGCCTCGCTCTCTTCGTCGAGGGTTTCCTGGAGCAACTCGGCCACGCGCGAGAGCCCGAGCAGCTCGGCGTGGGTGCGCGATGAGCCGTAGGCGCAGATCTCGTAGTGCTCCACCTTCTGGGCCGCGGCGATGAGGGCGGCGTCGATGGCGGCCGGATCGCTGCCTTTGCGCTCATCGAGCACTTCCTTGCCTTCTTCGATGATGCCCTGCATGCCGTGGCAGGTCTTGCCGCGCGCGGCCATGTCAAGTTCTTCGAAGATCTGCTCGAGGCGCTCCACCTGATTCTCGGTCTGCGCCAGGTGTTCTTCGAGCGCGCTCTGCAATTCGGTCGATGACGCGGCCTTGCTCATCCGGGGCAGGGCCTTGAGGATCTGCTTCTCCGCGTTGTAGAGGTCGCGAAGTTCATCCACCAGAACGTCGTGCAGATTGGACAGTTTCATTGATGCTCCTTTGCTCGCCCGCGTTGTGACAGGCGTGTGCAATAGTGCACGCCGCGTCTGAATGGCGAGTGAATACGGCATGAGAATTTGCTCATCGTGACCGGCTCAGCCTTGCACGAGCACTCTCAGGATCGGCCCGGACGAAACGCTCCGACGGTTCCTCAAAGAATCTCGGATCGGATGAGCGGGCGTATAGGCGCGCCGTCCGCCGGTTCATCCGGTGGAGTTGTGGCGGGCATCGTGGAA
Encoded here:
- a CDS encoding ferritin-like domain-containing protein, which codes for MKLSNLHDVLVDELRDLYNAEKQILKALPRMSKAASSTELQSALEEHLAQTENQVERLEQIFEELDMAARGKTCHGMQGIIEEGKEVLDERKGSDPAAIDAALIAAAQKVEHYEICAYGSSRTHAELLGLSRVAELLQETLDEESEANEKLDAIARDGVNAAAANGGAARGEAAEDEDYDEEDEDTGD
- a CDS encoding SRPBCC family protein, with amino-acid sequence MITTDTDRIEKAVELNASVDSVWHALTDPAAFSDWFGANLDGRFAPGRHVSGRMTGGAFERTRIEMDVQRIEPQRLFSFRWHPNAIDPEADYSDEEPTLVEFRLRRTPAGTLLRLTESGFDAIPPSRREQAYHANLEGWTEQLKNIEDHVARHP